In the Aromatoleum bremense genome, one interval contains:
- the clsB gene encoding cardiolipin synthase ClsB, which translates to MTEFLPGNAITLLANGGDFFPALQEAIDGAQKEIFLETYIFENDATGSLIAAALRRAAVRGVAVRLLVDGFGGREFVRTLMSELIPDGVGVMIYRRELRTLALRRHRLRRMHRKLAVIDGAVAFVGGINIIDDLQGGLLERPRFDYAVRVEGPLLGPILESMHRLWRLVSWARLGRRLHDPLLVPAKTEPAGTVRAAFVTRDNLRRRRDIEDAYLEAIDSARTEVLIACAYFFPGRRFRQALVDAAERGVRVSLLLQGVSDHPMLCHATRALYPFFLGRGIRLFEYHHSHLHAKVAVVDRRWATVGSSNIDPFSLLLAREANVVIDDVLFATELDASLQRAIASGARELRREDWRRLPMLRRVTSWISYQLVRLAIGVAGYGGKH; encoded by the coding sequence GTGACGGAGTTTCTCCCCGGCAACGCGATCACGCTGCTGGCGAATGGCGGAGACTTCTTCCCCGCACTGCAAGAGGCGATCGACGGCGCACAGAAGGAAATTTTTCTCGAAACCTACATCTTCGAGAACGACGCGACCGGCAGCCTGATCGCCGCCGCGCTTCGGCGTGCCGCGGTGCGCGGCGTCGCGGTACGCCTGCTGGTCGACGGGTTCGGCGGGCGCGAATTCGTCCGGACCCTGATGTCCGAACTGATTCCGGACGGCGTCGGGGTGATGATCTACCGCCGCGAGCTGCGCACGCTGGCGTTGCGCCGACACCGGCTGCGCCGCATGCATCGCAAGCTGGCCGTCATCGACGGGGCGGTCGCCTTCGTCGGCGGCATAAACATCATCGACGACCTGCAGGGCGGCCTGCTCGAACGCCCGCGCTTCGACTATGCAGTGCGCGTCGAAGGGCCGCTGCTCGGACCGATACTCGAGTCGATGCACCGCCTGTGGCGGCTCGTGTCGTGGGCGAGGCTCGGTCGCCGGCTGCACGACCCGCTGCTCGTCCCGGCGAAGACCGAGCCTGCCGGAACGGTGCGCGCCGCGTTCGTCACGCGCGACAATCTGCGGCGCCGGCGCGACATCGAGGATGCCTATCTCGAGGCGATCGACAGCGCACGCACCGAGGTGCTGATCGCCTGCGCGTATTTTTTCCCCGGCCGGCGTTTCCGCCAGGCGCTGGTCGATGCCGCCGAGCGCGGAGTGCGCGTGTCGCTGCTGCTGCAGGGCGTGTCCGACCACCCGATGCTGTGTCATGCGACGCGTGCGCTGTATCCGTTCTTTCTTGGGCGCGGCATCCGCCTGTTCGAATATCACCACAGCCATCTCCACGCGAAAGTCGCGGTCGTCGATCGGCGCTGGGCAACGGTCGGTTCGAGCAACATCGACCCGTTCAGCCTGCTGCTCGCGCGCGAAGCCAACGTCGTCATCGATGACGTCCTTTTCGCGACCGAGCTCGATGCGAGCCTCCAGCGGGCGATTGCCAGCGGTGCGCGGGAACTGCGCCGCGAGGATTGGCGCCGGCTGCCGATGCTGCGCCGCGTGACCAGCTGGATTTCGTACCAGCTGGTGCGCCTGGCAATCGGGGTGGCCGGCTACGGCGGCAAACATTGA